The following are from one region of the Plasmodium gaboni strain SY75 chromosome 12, whole genome shotgun sequence genome:
- a CDS encoding double C2-like domain-containing protein, with protein sequence MILDKFKNIVNLSNSNTEKEEGKNAEANENIDPNTQLAHEPSIVEADEKTFFDEMLGAPQYTYDEFLQVLKNPIEERGDTEDMKKHWGYPRRWKVILWDLHIQNYMNNDFNAFVDFDFGGNREECRIQRGSTMKIYAKGKTKNCLRTPVVTNVASEQKKNMNFRNVFEYRGSYLDLENEKLRIRVWEYKQFTLNKLEGIYEEPLLSFAVGEIYNETTLYKFIKDSRVKRCRLYFQLYFQELYDFELSFLNWSFSDLLSSSYIQAKSFNYLMNKNNIKKRYIDDTSCNIFPHMCRNFKRFNKKKIYRKVRNYDIDKNLSFNTAKSDDSDERKNRNDRTIKNLEKLFVRNLTLMQNIEENEDMSYKNLQNINLPNPRVTITLSHTPKGHEGLNIISIEQKSIRFPIWENLGEIYFRGTLRDLDVSYLNIKVEDMSAPKSAREIGTCQISLKGIVDYPYVMHELEAPSWLVKEAKYEGWENKLNEWKLGTVEGKVIINRVPRYRQRGDIYHIDSKHPYLIVHIFNIDKIITVDNIKELDTYVEVSFDETSRRTRLMKKTLSPNYDSQISIPLRFNNKNDINYENLSKKGLIYIDVWGKSEDIVYIGGISISPYEIFFNEKNVRRNKTKLEHIDLETNVKITYDTVVYRGCKKLCFLHDDQRMSNIHFSIWTYPDILGNSNTQKKIVAPLSFNTTMNFPTKLAEKYEKLKKLYMEVLKTIKSIPENCTDVNTATRFYNYELINQRKEKHFLPTLITSIKSPYFAESMNAIFHYVRCIPFIHKKENIIFTPDFTLQLKGGNALDHSLLLCSLFLGIPVLAFVCFGTLWDKQKHAWVATFEYNEEKNYGIVKFWETTTGNVYILKKRFIDNNRLKGLELKLKESKYKSHLRNGFLQRYENNTDINYIKEQTKRHIKQLFKNRINDIPIGGPSLPYKTIDLIFNHKNIYVNLQHSSPLNIWYDYWKFDFWFPFSSIEYNLQPSFTIKNFTHKMEDMELDKIAKELRTNIEKNINIYRASRNLSTRWNRDETLEIFLQVGLELLHQLNTSRKEDVLLAKLKIEDWKKALYHKVPQSHRLLGFPYHFNTCKSKFISDKLISTLAILESRDRSLCLSLAVCLYSLPGNFISCYIYIITCVKITQRELRKMEIIKEKAQRMAEIKNSQKKKKSSDDPNTDIKTMDDIEEKGTLSSTNLGDTLRDDHTDIDTQEKNQENDNYKNKKIKNTKLKDINIDNAEKENHHHMTDNKVSKSSDLINSLDKNDISKNTLDKEESINNLDKDKKYSSLKKRNVVNKKVSIKNEPSINIYDDNKIYEDENIFNEIDNVENNQDEIYNLRQGKTIINEFQQVKKQQKYPLNEKGDDLRTKKKRSKEKKKQDKLEFEKLIQSNAYFEKEKKKLQEDIKKLEKDKEQFQKEKILREEKEKQILLEEKIKLQKEKEIFENEKLERKMSYMLKINELEKKKNERNQMEESYKRMIQKDKEKKKKKERRDKIRREEEEKRGEEENMREEQKLREEQKLREEEKIREEEKMRKEKKMREEKKMREEQKMREEEKIREEEKIREEERMREEEMKREKKMKREKKMKREEEKKREEEKKREEEKKREEEKKREEEKKREDERIRMDEIREQDKIKKKEEKEEKNRKKKKEHIQDKYKIRKEEILDENNYERQIKSKNIHEISDYEYDKNIREKKYLNKFDEKLDLNQIYSKASSKNINLKKNIYEQYEIYIYIYILYFYDNQEKKRRTIKVHANRKENSDSTFSHIDDSHRNKKEYNEDNNIARYLYEKRKHDLIGRSNYNFDEPHYGKKMNNLSYQDIKGSNLFKGFIEEPSSKKSSQKKKIVIVRKN encoded by the exons ATGATCCTAGacaaatttaaaaatattgtaaatCTTAGTAATAGTAATACAGAAAAAGAGGAAGGAAAAAATGCAGAAGcaaatgaaaatattgaTCCAAATACGCAGCTAGCTCATGAACCTTCAATTGTTGAAGCAGATgaaaaaacattttttgATGAAATGTTAGGAGCTCCTCAATATACATATGATGAATTTTTACAAGTATTAAAAAATCCCATAGAAGAAAGAGGAGATACAGAGGATATGAAAAAGCATTGGGGATATCCTAGGAGATGGAAAGTTATTTTATGGGATTTACatatacaaaattatatgaataatgaTTTTAATGCTTTTGTAGATTTTGATTTTGGTGGTAACAGAGAAGAGTGTAGAATACAA AGAGGGTCCACTATGAAGATTTATGCAAAGGGGAAAACCAAAAACTGCTTGAGAACTCCTGTAGTAACCAATGTAGCATctgaacaaaaaaaaaatatgaactTTAGAAACGTTTTTGAATATAGAGGTTCTTATTTAGATttagaaaatgaaaaattaagaaTAAGAGTATGGGAATATAAACAATTTACATTAAACAAATTAGAAGGAATATATGAAGAAccattattatcatttgCTGTTGgagaaatatataatgaaaccactttatataaatttattaaagaTTCGAGAGTAAAACGATGTCGTTTATACTTtcaattatattttcaagAACTTTATGATTTTgaattatcatttttaaattgGTCCTTTAGtgatttattatcatcttcTTATATCCAAGCAAAAAGTTTTAATTATCTTATgaataaaaacaatataaaaaaaagatatatagACGATACCTcttgtaatatttttcctCATATGTGTAgaaattttaaaagatttaataaaaaaaaaatttatagaAAGGTTAGGAATTATGATATAGATAAAAACCTTTCATTCAATACAGCAAAGTCAGACGATTCGGATGAACGAAAAAATAGAAATGATAGAactataaaaaatttggaaaaattatttgttCGTAATTTAACATTAATGCAAAATATTGAggaaaatgaagatatgTCATATAAAAACCTCCAAAATATTAATCTACCAAATCCAAGAGTGACTATTACTTTGTCTCATACTCCTAAAGGACATGAGGGgttaaatattatatctataGAGCAAAAAAGTATTAGATTTCCTATATGGGAAAATCTAGGCGAAATTTATTTTAGGGGTACCTTGAGGGACCTCGACGTATCCTACttaaat ATTAAAGTAGAAGATATGTCGGCACCAAAAAGTGCTAGAGAAATTGGGACGTGTCAAATTTCACTCAAAGGTATTGTGGACTACCCATATGTGATGCACGAATTAGAAGCGCCATCGTGGTTAGTTAAAGAAGCGAAATATGAAGGATGggaaaataaattaaatgaatGGAAATTAGGAACAGTGGAAGGTAAAGTAATAATTAATCGAGTACCTCGTTATAGACAAAGAGGTgatatatatcatattgATTCTAAACATCCTTATTTAAttgtacatatatttaatattgATAAGATAATTACTgtagataatataaaagaacTTGATACATATGTTGAGGTGTCATTTGATGAAACTAGTAGGAGAACAAGATTAATGAAGAAGACATTGAGTCCAAATTATGATAGTCAAATTTCTATTCCCTTAAGatttaataataagaatgatataaattatGAGAATCTTAGTAAGAAAGgacttatatatatagatgTATGGGGTAAATCAGAAgatattgtatatattgGTGGTATATCTATAAGTCcatatgaaatattttttaatgaaaaaaatgttcgaagaaataaaacaaaattagAACATATAGATTTAGAAACAAATGTTAAAATTACTTATGATACAGTTGTATATAGAGGttgtaaaaaattatgtttCTTACATGATGATCAAAGAATGTcaaatattcattttagTATATGGACTTATCCAGATATATTAGGAAATAGTAATactcaaaaaaaaattgtagCTCCATTATCTTTTAATACTACAATGAATTTCCCTACAAAATTAGctgaaaaatatgaaaaattaaaaaaattatatatggAAGTCTTAAAAACTATAAAATCTATACCTGAAAATTGTACAGATGTTAATACTGCAACAAgattttataattatgaattaataaatcaaagaaaagaaaaacattttttacCTACATTAATTACTAGTATTAAATCACCATATTTTGCTGAATCTATGAATGCAATATTTCATTATGTTAGATGTATACCatttatacataaaaaagaaaatattatttttactcCTGACTTTACATTACAATTAAAAGGTGGGAATGCATTAGATCATagtttattattatgtagTTTATTTTTAGGTATTCCTGTTTTAGCCTTTGTATGTTTTGGTACCTTGTGGGATAAACAGAAACATGCATGGGTTGCTACTTTTGaatataatgaagaaaaaaattatggAATTGTTAAATTCTGGGAAACTACTACTGgtaatgtatatattttaaaaaaaagatttattgataataatagaTTAAAAGGATTagaattaaaattaaaagaatcaaaatataaatctCATTTAAGAAATGGATTTTTACAAAgatatgaaaataatacaGATATTAACTATATTAAAGAACAAACTAAAAGACATATAAAAcaattatttaaaaatagaaTAAATGATATACCTATTGGAGGACCTTCTTTACCATATAAAACTATtgatttaatatttaatcataaaaatatttatgttaaTTTACAACATTCTAGTCCTTTAAATATTTGGTATGATTATTGGAAATTTGATTTCTGGTTTCCTTTTTCATCTATTGAATATAATCTACAACCATCTTTTACAATCAAAAATTTTACACATAAAATGGAAGATATGGAACTAGATAAAATAGCTAAAGAATTAAGAACtaatattgaaaaaaatattaatatatatagagCCTCTAGAAATTTATCTACTAGATGGAATCGTGATGAAACATTAGAAATCTTCTTACAAGTAGGATTAGAATTATTACATCAATTAAATACATCCAGAAAAGAAGATGTATTATTAGCTAAACTTAAAATAGAAGATTGGAAAAAAGCTTTATATCATAAAGTACCTCAAAGTCATCGTTTGTTAGGTTTCCCATATCATTTTAATACATGCAAATCTAAATTCATATCTGATAAATTAATAAGTACATTAGCTATCTTAGAATCAAGAGATCGATCCCTTTGTTTGTCTCTTGCTGTTTGTTTATATAGTCTTCCTGgaaattttatatcatgttatatatatatcatcaCATGTGTCAAAATTACACAAAGGGAGTTACGTAAGATGGAGATAATAAAGGAGAAg gCGCAAAGGATGGCAGAAATAAAAAACTCgcaaaaaaagaaaaagagTTCAGATGATCCTAATACTGATATAAAAACTATGGATGatatagaagaaaaagGAACACTCTCATCAACAAATTTAGGTGATACACTCCGTGATGACCACACCGATATAGATACACAAGAAAAAAATcaagaaaatgataattataaaaataagaaaattaaaaatacTAAATTGAAAGATATCAATATAGATAATGCagaaaaagaaaatcaTCATCATATGACAGATAATAAGGTAAGTAAATCTTCAgatttaataaattcacttgataaaaatgatatttcTAAAAATACATTAGATAAAGAGGAATCTATCAATAATTTAGATAAggataaaaaatatagcTCTTTGAAAAAACGAAATGTagtaaataaaaaggtTTCTATAAAAAACGAACCCAGTATAAACAtttatgatgataataaaatatatgaagatgaaaatatatttaatgaaaTAGATAATGTGGAAAATAATCAAgatgaaatatataatttgaGACAAGGAAAAACTATCATAAATGAATTTCAACAAGTAAAGAAACAGCAAAAATATCcattaaatgaaaaaggTGATGATCTTAgaactaaaaaaaaaagaagtaaagaaaaaaaaaaacaagaTAAATTGGAGTTCGAAAAATTAATACAATCAAATGCTTATtttgaaaaagaaaaaaaaaaactacaagaagatattaaaaaattagaaaaagACAAAGAACAATTTcaaaaggaaaaaattCTTAGGgaagaaaaggaaaaacaaatacttcttgaagaaaaaattaaattacaaaaggaaaaagaaatttttgaaaatgaaaaattgGAAAGGAAAATGTCATATATGCTTAAAATTAATGAATtggagaaaaaaaaaaatgaaagaaatCAAATGGAAGAGAGCTATAAAAGGATGATTCAAAAggataaagaaaaaaagaaaaaaaaggaaagGAGAGACAAAATTAGAAGGGAAGAGGAAGAAAAGAGGGgtgaagaagaaaatatgaGGGAAGAACAAAAACTGAGGGAAGAACAAAAACTGAGAGAAGAGGAAAAAATTAGggaagaagaaaaaatgagaaaagaaaaaaaaatgagagaagaaaaaaaaatgagggaagaacaaaaaatgagagaagaagaaaaaattagggaagaagaaaaaattagGGAAGAAGAAAGAATGAGAGAAGAAGAAATGAAAAgagagaaaaaaatgaaaagagagaaaaaaatgaaaagagaagaagaaaaaaaaagagaagaagaaaaaaaaagagaagaagaaaaaaaaagagaagaagaaaaaaaaagggaagaagaaaaaaaaagagaagaTGAACGAATAAGAATGGATGAAATACGAGAGcaagataaaataaaaaaaaaagaagaaaaagaggaaaaaaatagaaagaaaaaaaaagagcATATACAAgataaatacaaaataagAAAGGAAGAAATATTAGATGAGAATAATTATGAAAGACAAATAAAATCAAAGAACATACATGAAATAAGTGATTATGAATATGATAAGAATataagagaaaaaaaatatttaaataaatttgaTGAAAAATTAGATTTGAATCAAATTTATTCAAAAGCATCaagtaaaaatataaaccttaaaaaaaatatatatgaacaatatgaaatatatatatatatatatatattgt ATTTTTATGATAACCaagaaaagaaaaggaGAACCATAAAAGTCCATGCTAACCGTAAAGAAAACAGTg ATTCCACATTTAGTCATATAGATGATAGTCATAGGAATAAGAAAGAATACAACGAAGATAATAACATTGCCAGATATTTGtatgaaaaaagaaaacatGATCTTATTGGAAGAAGTAATTATAATTTCGATGAACCACATTATGGTaagaaaatgaataatttatcatatCAAGATATAAAAGGAAGTAATCTATTTAAAGGTTTTATAGAAGAACCATCTTCGAAGAAATCatcacaaaaaaaaaaaattgtcATCGTCcgaaaaaattaa
- a CDS encoding glucose inhibited division protein a-like protein, with protein sequence RFNNFIKLKASFYSLLLLLLFIIYINLFCSPCYAYHLSRVKQTLLWPYSPPKLKRGSHLKYSQNPEKCTCNNVKKNYDVIVIGGGHSGCEASYISAKSNAKTLLVTQNKETIGEMSCNPSIGGIGKGILVKEIDALGGLMGKVIDKSGIHFKILNMKKGLAVRGHRAQADRDLYNYYMKEYIYNTPNLDILENSVQSLLIETYEDNNNINDNNNNNNNSVKRKKIYGIKNKCSCEIYAHNVILTTGTFLGGICHIGKEQYKGGRIKRLFNKFDLKMKNGSNNNNIKTNEPIIKQDKPKTINKNDECTINNLNNNYNESNKKYINYEENVDIPFENLIESSTKNIAQQLKENNFEIKRMKTGTPPRLDINSIDFHMLEREDTEKEYPFYFSFLNMNKINNNKTLPCYKTYTNIKTHELVRNNLSQLPDYDSFDKLGNGPRYCPSIAKKVTKFSEKKKHIIWIEPEGFNNKLIYPNGLSSAYPIHIQKEIINSIKGLENAQIVFPAYDVEYYYVNPKCLNYTLETKNVKGLFLAGQICGTTGYEEAACQGIIAGINAALNSKNKKKNNNNNNNYNYNDDDGDYVNKFILKRNESYIGVLIHDLINKGITEPYRMFTSRAEYRLYLRPDNCDIRLTPKANKLGIVSKERLYMLRQKYSSVNKLIYVFKKILINEDNKNFASEHISKSNTHINETKDKNIKNHINQEGQQMDKLNCNNLTSIKNDNNNNNINTIETNMVEKQFESSNSYNEQNDEILKKSNYIDYEKNILNKENKLSLNTKICNLKNNPNMNIINHVNKNIKSLYNILKSGVEYPLNDLLYGMKNLHNQEQFKNFLSKDIYLLDIYKDIYTHDPSFFNSDDVLINIATLETACAEVKYSSYLKKQFQEIRKIKDNFDLAIPSDLKYDRNNFPYLSNEEIEKLNKYKPQSLYEANKIEGVTMSAVNYLYYHIKYERRKENKT encoded by the exons AGgtttaataattttataaaactTAAAGCGTCattttattcattattattattattattgtttattatatatataaatcttTTTTGTTCTCCTTGCTACGCTTATCACCTTTCAAGGGTAAAGCAGACATTATTGTGGCCATACTCTCCCCCCaa aTTAAAAAGAGGAAGtcatttaaaatattcacAAAACCCAGAAAAATGCACATGTAACAATGTGAAAAAGAATTATGACGTTATCGTCATAGGAGGAGGACATAGTGGGTGTGAAGCTAGCTATATTAGCGCAAAGTCAAATGCAAAGACTTTACTAGTAACACAAAATAAAGAAACTATCGGAGAAATGTCATGCAACCCTTCTATCGGTGGTATAGGGAAAGGCATACTTGTTAAAGAAATTGATGCCCTAGGTGGATTAATGGGCAAAGTAATTGATAAAAGTGGTATACACttcaaaatattaaatatgaagaaaGGTCTAGCTGTAAGAGGACATAGAGCACAAGCAGATAGagatttatataattattatatgaaagaatatatatataatacacCCAATTTAGATATCCTGGAAAATTCAGTTCAATCTTTATTAATAGAAACatatgaagataataataatattaatgataataataataataataataatagtgtaaaaaggaaaaaaatatatggaattaaaaataaatgttcTTGTGAAATATATGCACACAATGTAATTCTAACTACTGGTACTTTTTTAGGGGGTATATGTCATATAGGTAAAGAGCAATATAAAGGAGGTAGAATTAAAAGgttatttaataaatttgaccttaaaatgaaaaacggtagtaataataataatattaaaacaaaTGAGCCTATTATAAAACAAGATAAACCAAAAACgattaataaaaatgatgaatgtacaataaataatttgaataataattataatgaaagtaataaaaaatatataaattatgaagaaaatgTTGATATACCATTTGAAAATTTAATTGAATCATCTACTAAAAATATTGCACAACAActaaaagaaaataattttgaaataaaaagaatgaaAACGGGGACACCTCCAAGATTAGATATTAATAGTATTGATTTTCATATGTTAGAAAGAGAAGATACAGAAAAGGAATAtccattttatttttcttttttaaatatgaataaaataaataataacaaaacATTACCTTGTTATAAAActtatacaaatataaaaacacATGAGCTGGTTCGAAATAACTTATCACAATTGCCTGATTATGATTCATTTGATAAACTTGGAAATGGACCTAGATATTGTCCATCAATAGCAAAAAAAGTTACGAAATTTagtgaaaaaaaaaaacatatcATATGGATAGAACCAGAAGGGTTTAACAATAAGTTAATTTATCCTAACGGTTTAAGTTCAGCTTATCCAATACATATACAAAAGGAGATAATAAATTCAATAAAAGGATTAGAAAATGCCCAGATTGTTTTTCCTGCCTATGATGTggaatattattatgttaaTCCTAAATGTTTAAATTATACCTTAGAAACAAAAAATGTTAAAGGGTTATTTTTAGCTGGACAAATATGTGGTACTACAGGATATGAAGAGGCAGCTTGTCAAGGAATTATCGCAGGAATAAATGCAGCTCTAAatagtaaaaataaaaaaaaaaataataataataataataattataattataatgatgatgatggTGATTATGTCAATAAGTTTATTCttaaaagaaatgaaaGTTATATAGGAGTTTTAATTCATgatttaattaataaagGTATTACTGAACCATATAGAATGTTTACGTCAAGAGCTGAATATAGATTATATCTTAGACCGGATAATTGTGATATTAGACTTACACCTAAAGCTAATAAATTAGGTATAGTATCTAAGGAAAGGTTATATATGTTAAGGCAAAAATATAGTTCTGTAAATAAActtatttatgtttttaaGAAAATACTAATAAATGAggataataaaaattttgcTTCTGAGCATATCAGCAAATCTAATACACATATTAATGAAACgaaagataaaaatataaaaaatcatataaatcAAGAAGGACAACAAATGGACAAATTAAATTGTAATAATTTAACAtctattaaaaatgataataataataataatattaatactATAGAAACCAATATGGTGGAAAAACAATTTGAATCATCTAATAGTTATAACGAACAAAATGATGAAATTTTAAAGAAATCTAATTATATAgattatgaaaaaaatattttaaataaggaaaataaattatctcttaatacaaaaatatgtaatttaaaaaataatcctaatatgaatattataaatcatgttaataaaaatattaaatctttatataatatattaaaaagtGGAGTAGAATATCCAttaaatgatttattatatggaatgaaaaatttacataatCAAGAacaatttaaaaattttttatcaaaggatatatatttattagatatatataaagatatatatactCACGACCCATCCTTTTTTAACTCGGATGatgtattaataaatatagCAACATTAGAAACAGCATGTGCAGAGGTCAAATATTCGTCTTATTTGAAAAAGCAATTTCAagaaataagaaaaataaaggaCAACTTTGATTTAGCTATACCTAGTGATTTAAAATATGACAg GAATAATTTCCCATACCTATCAAACGAAGAAattgaaaaattaaataaatataaaccCCAATCATTATATGAAGCCAATAAAATTGAAGGAGTAACTATGAGTGCTGTTAATTATTTGTACTACcatattaaatatgaaagaaggaaagaaaacaaaacataa